In Argopecten irradians isolate NY chromosome 11, Ai_NY, whole genome shotgun sequence, one DNA window encodes the following:
- the LOC138334268 gene encoding uncharacterized protein isoform X2 — MSDQLCEDSWILYHVLDRLIGGRPMVTISRRLTLINDLLYNASAVSQVQLSTGSSAEGILMKGSDKDSMLIDKMVIILDFDQESLSITSDLRNESVFIMRDSNDRPGYVNLELINMRQQPPAMLLESIVPFGNSHFLSSALYTRCAAFILSTVFQVPIETHGPSTPLLNEKSKVGSDMDIVCAFSCSSWPVVAHEWVTRSRMYNWPVASLRDQIINGGCYVVPVGDKTSEYAFMQWRISFASAERKLIHSFSHVQFLVYCLLKYLFKQVSDRLKDIYGDEDIISSYILKTVVFHALETTPTSLWQEKNTFLCFMLCLKMLSAYVKAGHCPNYFIYKHNMFLGKVCGNRQQKLYRFLGDIHDMAWGSLSIGTFIKPTVGDHIDQVKRGEWEAILIPSTRSEKECDLKIIRETLQPVHNYSAPGSLKLLCNLLYKSESDMDDFIAYYGLVNGMSVEGMETFANDVCDRGNKGMYKSLRRSKRLLTPLVSACSSQGILPLATYHFQTGNYQKSLEMCGQVITYWKLYVNDHLSMKDEIRYEHLCCGRGYTLLQKCQIACSSDIKITKNSSRVCFHTNYSQN, encoded by the coding sequence ATGTCGGACCAGTTGTGCGAGGATTCCTGGATATTGTACCATGTTCTTGACAGGTTGATAGGAGGTCGACCAATGGTAACCATCAGTAGGAGACTGACTCTTATAAACGATCTATTATATAATGCTTCAGCAGTATCACAGGTACAGCTGTCTACGGGAAGTTCAGCTGAAGGAATATTGATGAAAGGTTCGGACAAAGACTCGATGCTGATTGACAAAATGGTGATTATTTTAGACTTTGATCAGGAATCGTTGAGCATAACCTCTGATCTTCGTAATGAATCTGTGTTTATCATGAGAGACTCTAACGACCGACCTGGATATGTGAATTTGGAATTAATCAATATGAGACAGCAACCTCCCGCAATGTTGTTAGAATCTATTGTTCCTTttggaaattcacattttcTATCGAGTGCATTGTATACACGATGCGCTGCGTTTATACTCAGTACTGTTTTCCAGGTCCCCATAGAAACACATGGACCATCAACGCCTCTGCTGAACGAAAAGAGTAAAGTAGGCTCTGATATGGATATCGTTTGCGCTTTCTCCTGTAGTAGTTGGCCAGTAGTGGCTCATGAATGGGTGACAAGATCCCGGATGTATAATTGGCCAGTTGCGAGTTTGAGAGATCAGATCATTAATGGTGGATGCTATGTGGTGCCTGTTGGGGATAAGACATCAGAATATGCGTTCATGCAATGGAGAATTTCATTCGCGTCTGCGGAACGCAAGCTCATTCATTCGTTTAGTCATGTCCAGTTCCTTGTTTACTGTCTACTCAAGTACCTCTTCAAACAGGTGTCCGACAGATTAAAAGACATCTACGGAGATGAAGATATCATTTCATCATATATCCTCAAAACAGTTGTCTTTCATGCGTTGGAAACTACACCAACATCTCTGTGGcaagagaaaaatacatttctttgtttCATGCTATGTTTGAAAATGTTATCCGCGTACGTGAAAGCTGGACACTGcccaaattattttatttacaaacacaatatgtttCTTGGAAAGGTTTGTGGGAACCGTCAACAAAAACTGTATCGTTTTCTTGGTGATATCCATGATATGGCTTGGGGTTCTTTGTCTATTGGCACGTTTATCAAACCAACAGTCGGCGACCATATCGATCAGGTGAAACGCGGGGAATGGGAAGCAATTCTCATTCCATCAACTCGATCAGAAAAAGAATGTGATTTGAAAATCATCAGAGAAACGTTGCAACCCGTTCACAATTATTCAGCTCCTGGATCGCTAAAACTTCTGTGTAACCTTTTATATAAATCCGAGTCAGACATGGACGACTTCATCGCTTACTATGGCTTGGTAAACGGGATGTCCGTAGAAGGGATGGAAACATTTGCGAACGACGTCTGtgataggggaaataaaggaatgtacaAATCACTCAGGAGATCAAAAAGGCTCTTAACACCGCTGGTCTCAGCATGTTCAAGTCAAGGAATTTTACCATTAGCAACATATCACTTCCAGACCGGGAATTACCAGAAGTCACTGGAGATGTGTGGACAGGTGATAACATACTGGAAATTATATGTTAATGACCACCTAAGTATGAAGGATGAGATAAGATATGAACATCTCTGCTGTGGGCGCGGATATACCCTCCttcaaaaatgtcaaatagCATGTTCATCAGATATAAAGATTACCAAGAATTCCTCGCGCGTATGTTTCCATACCAACTACAGCCAGAATTAG
- the LOC138334268 gene encoding uncharacterized protein isoform X1, producing the protein MACFETSQLLSTDQSRQTPDLPSTMSDQLCEDSWILYHVLDRLIGGRPMVTISRRLTLINDLLYNASAVSQVQLSTGSSAEGILMKGSDKDSMLIDKMVIILDFDQESLSITSDLRNESVFIMRDSNDRPGYVNLELINMRQQPPAMLLESIVPFGNSHFLSSALYTRCAAFILSTVFQVPIETHGPSTPLLNEKSKVGSDMDIVCAFSCSSWPVVAHEWVTRSRMYNWPVASLRDQIINGGCYVVPVGDKTSEYAFMQWRISFASAERKLIHSFSHVQFLVYCLLKYLFKQVSDRLKDIYGDEDIISSYILKTVVFHALETTPTSLWQEKNTFLCFMLCLKMLSAYVKAGHCPNYFIYKHNMFLGKVCGNRQQKLYRFLGDIHDMAWGSLSIGTFIKPTVGDHIDQVKRGEWEAILIPSTRSEKECDLKIIRETLQPVHNYSAPGSLKLLCNLLYKSESDMDDFIAYYGLVNGMSVEGMETFANDVCDRGNKGMYKSLRRSKRLLTPLVSACSSQGILPLATYHFQTGNYQKSLEMCGQVITYWKLYVNDHLSMKDEIRYEHLCCGRGYTLLQKCQIACSSDIKITKNSSRVCFHTNYSQN; encoded by the coding sequence GATCTCCCATCCACTATGTCGGACCAGTTGTGCGAGGATTCCTGGATATTGTACCATGTTCTTGACAGGTTGATAGGAGGTCGACCAATGGTAACCATCAGTAGGAGACTGACTCTTATAAACGATCTATTATATAATGCTTCAGCAGTATCACAGGTACAGCTGTCTACGGGAAGTTCAGCTGAAGGAATATTGATGAAAGGTTCGGACAAAGACTCGATGCTGATTGACAAAATGGTGATTATTTTAGACTTTGATCAGGAATCGTTGAGCATAACCTCTGATCTTCGTAATGAATCTGTGTTTATCATGAGAGACTCTAACGACCGACCTGGATATGTGAATTTGGAATTAATCAATATGAGACAGCAACCTCCCGCAATGTTGTTAGAATCTATTGTTCCTTttggaaattcacattttcTATCGAGTGCATTGTATACACGATGCGCTGCGTTTATACTCAGTACTGTTTTCCAGGTCCCCATAGAAACACATGGACCATCAACGCCTCTGCTGAACGAAAAGAGTAAAGTAGGCTCTGATATGGATATCGTTTGCGCTTTCTCCTGTAGTAGTTGGCCAGTAGTGGCTCATGAATGGGTGACAAGATCCCGGATGTATAATTGGCCAGTTGCGAGTTTGAGAGATCAGATCATTAATGGTGGATGCTATGTGGTGCCTGTTGGGGATAAGACATCAGAATATGCGTTCATGCAATGGAGAATTTCATTCGCGTCTGCGGAACGCAAGCTCATTCATTCGTTTAGTCATGTCCAGTTCCTTGTTTACTGTCTACTCAAGTACCTCTTCAAACAGGTGTCCGACAGATTAAAAGACATCTACGGAGATGAAGATATCATTTCATCATATATCCTCAAAACAGTTGTCTTTCATGCGTTGGAAACTACACCAACATCTCTGTGGcaagagaaaaatacatttctttgtttCATGCTATGTTTGAAAATGTTATCCGCGTACGTGAAAGCTGGACACTGcccaaattattttatttacaaacacaatatgtttCTTGGAAAGGTTTGTGGGAACCGTCAACAAAAACTGTATCGTTTTCTTGGTGATATCCATGATATGGCTTGGGGTTCTTTGTCTATTGGCACGTTTATCAAACCAACAGTCGGCGACCATATCGATCAGGTGAAACGCGGGGAATGGGAAGCAATTCTCATTCCATCAACTCGATCAGAAAAAGAATGTGATTTGAAAATCATCAGAGAAACGTTGCAACCCGTTCACAATTATTCAGCTCCTGGATCGCTAAAACTTCTGTGTAACCTTTTATATAAATCCGAGTCAGACATGGACGACTTCATCGCTTACTATGGCTTGGTAAACGGGATGTCCGTAGAAGGGATGGAAACATTTGCGAACGACGTCTGtgataggggaaataaaggaatgtacaAATCACTCAGGAGATCAAAAAGGCTCTTAACACCGCTGGTCTCAGCATGTTCAAGTCAAGGAATTTTACCATTAGCAACATATCACTTCCAGACCGGGAATTACCAGAAGTCACTGGAGATGTGTGGACAGGTGATAACATACTGGAAATTATATGTTAATGACCACCTAAGTATGAAGGATGAGATAAGATATGAACATCTCTGCTGTGGGCGCGGATATACCCTCCttcaaaaatgtcaaatagCATGTTCATCAGATATAAAGATTACCAAGAATTCCTCGCGCGTATGTTTCCATACCAACTACAGCCAGAATTAG